The Oxalobacteraceae bacterium OTU3CINTB1 genome includes a window with the following:
- a CDS encoding ABC transporter ATP-binding protein — protein MNELTVNDLHLDYGTGAHANQILKGVSMHLQKGEVVALLGPSGSGKTTLLRAVAGLESAKQGTIAIGDRNVYDGSKNFEMPAEHRNLGLVFQSYALWPHKTVFENVAYGLKLRKMGASDIKDKVADVLKNLGLGHLAERYPHQLSGGQQQRVAIARALVYNPPVILLDEPLSNLDAKLREEARAFLRELIVRLGLSALMVTHDQAEAMAISDRILLLNNGKIEQQGTPQSMYETPETLFTAEFMGSNNRLPAKVVQRDGALVRLDVNGTTVTGTARGAGGGEPSTIIRVEEVKISPTPVDNAIELPLLTCMYLGDRFECLFKSPAGGPEFGLRAYSKYKLEAGNYWLQLPVDKLWVF, from the coding sequence ATGAATGAACTTACCGTCAACGATCTGCACCTGGACTACGGCACCGGCGCCCATGCCAATCAAATTCTGAAGGGTGTGTCGATGCACCTTCAGAAGGGCGAAGTGGTGGCGCTGCTCGGGCCTTCGGGCAGCGGCAAGACCACTTTGCTGCGCGCGGTGGCCGGCCTGGAAAGCGCCAAGCAGGGCACCATCGCCATCGGCGACCGCAATGTCTACGACGGCTCGAAGAACTTCGAGATGCCGGCCGAGCACCGCAACCTGGGCCTGGTGTTCCAGTCCTACGCGCTGTGGCCGCACAAGACGGTGTTCGAGAACGTCGCCTATGGCCTCAAGCTGCGCAAGATGGGCGCCAGCGACATCAAGGACAAAGTCGCCGACGTGCTGAAAAACCTGGGCCTGGGCCATCTGGCCGAGCGCTATCCGCACCAGCTGTCCGGCGGCCAGCAGCAGCGCGTGGCGATCGCCCGCGCGCTGGTCTACAACCCGCCGGTGATCCTGCTCGACGAACCGCTGTCGAACCTGGACGCCAAGCTGCGCGAGGAGGCGCGCGCCTTCCTGCGCGAATTGATCGTGCGACTGGGCCTGTCGGCGCTGATGGTGACCCACGACCAGGCCGAGGCCATGGCGATCTCGGACCGCATCCTGCTGCTCAATAACGGCAAGATCGAGCAGCAAGGCACGCCGCAAAGCATGTACGAGACGCCGGAGACGCTGTTTACGGCGGAGTTCATGGGCAGTAACAACCGCCTGCCGGCCAAGGTCGTGCAGCGCGACGGCGCGCTGGTGCGGCTCGACGTCAACGGCACCACCGTCACGGGCACCGCGCGTGGCGCCGGCGGCGGCGAGCCGTCGACCATCATCCGCGTCGAGGAAGTGAAGATCAGCCCGACGCCGGTGGACAACGCCATCGAGCTGCCGCTGCTGACCTGCATGTACCTGGGCGACCGCTTCGAATGCCTGTTCAAGAGCCCTGCGGGCGGCCCCGAGTTCGGCCTGCGCGCCTATTCCAAGTACAAGCTGGAGGCTGGTAACTATTGGTTGCAACTGCCTGTCGACAAGTTGTGGGTGTTCTAA
- a CDS encoding beta-ketoacyl synthase chain length factor: MRTHGVTFSIVSHAAWAPGLTTPEAWAQWARAPHRIVPGEEPVVKAMPAMLRRRAGFLGKMALEVAYRCLDGRGAESGDGAANIPTVFCSRHGEVSRALELLSDLARGEALSPTAFSMSVHNATAGLLTIARSDRANHIALAAGAATIEHAVIEACGLLADGAEMVLLVASDCQLPELFLPFQECEEQPHAWAWLMKGAAAGDTDAIALRWSASDEAPASGMPGGLAVAAFHLGGASRMERCDGRMRWSWSRDA; the protein is encoded by the coding sequence ATGCGCACTCATGGCGTCACTTTTTCAATCGTCAGCCACGCCGCATGGGCACCCGGCCTGACCACGCCGGAGGCTTGGGCGCAGTGGGCGCGCGCGCCGCACCGCATCGTGCCGGGCGAGGAACCCGTGGTCAAGGCGATGCCCGCGATGCTGCGGCGGCGGGCGGGATTTTTGGGGAAGATGGCGCTGGAAGTGGCCTACCGCTGCCTCGATGGACGCGGCGCGGAGTCGGGCGACGGTGCTGCCAACATCCCCACGGTTTTTTGTTCGCGCCACGGCGAAGTGTCGCGCGCGCTCGAGTTACTGAGCGATCTGGCGCGCGGCGAGGCATTGTCGCCGACGGCATTCAGCATGTCGGTGCACAACGCGACGGCCGGCCTGCTGACCATCGCTCGCAGCGACCGCGCCAACCACATCGCGCTGGCCGCCGGCGCGGCGACGATCGAACATGCGGTGATCGAGGCGTGTGGCCTGCTGGCCGACGGCGCGGAGATGGTGCTGCTGGTGGCTTCCGATTGCCAGCTGCCCGAATTGTTTTTGCCGTTCCAGGAATGCGAGGAGCAACCGCACGCGTGGGCATGGCTGATGAAGGGCGCCGCCGCCGGTGACACCGACGCCATCGCCTTGCGCTGGAGCGCCAGCGACGAGGCGCCGGCGTCCGGCATGCCCGGCGGCCTGGCGGTGGCGGCGTTTCACCTGGGCGGGGCAAGCCGGATGGAGCGCTGCGATGGCCGCATGCGCTGGAGCTGGAGCCGCGATGCTTGA
- a CDS encoding 1-acyl-sn-glycerol-3-phosphate acyltransferase, protein MLDAALARLSLYWRVFATGLSFTVFGVGGLLMRVVLFPVLNLVVRRKERRVAAARGLIRLAFRTYVDMMRALGVLRYEVRGLEKLERGGLLILANHPTLIDTVFLMAFVKNADCIVKGALWNNPFTRGPVRAAGYINNEGGAALVDDCIASLRRGNNLIVFPEGTRTPADGVISMKRGAANIAVRGARAMTPVLIRCDPLTLGKGEKWWRVPPRRVLIRIDVQDDLAIETFTGNGASEVMAARQLTEFLQDYFTGKYQRHA, encoded by the coding sequence ATGCTTGATGCGGCGCTGGCCCGGCTGTCGCTGTACTGGCGCGTGTTCGCCACAGGGTTGAGTTTTACGGTGTTCGGCGTTGGCGGGCTGCTGATGCGCGTCGTGCTGTTCCCGGTCTTGAACCTGGTGGTGCGGCGCAAGGAGCGGCGCGTGGCGGCGGCGCGCGGGTTGATACGGCTGGCGTTTCGCACCTACGTGGACATGATGCGCGCGCTGGGCGTGCTGCGTTACGAGGTGCGCGGTCTGGAAAAACTGGAGCGGGGCGGTTTGCTGATACTGGCGAACCATCCGACCTTGATCGACACCGTGTTCCTGATGGCCTTCGTGAAGAACGCCGACTGCATCGTCAAGGGCGCGCTGTGGAACAACCCGTTCACGCGCGGGCCGGTGCGGGCGGCGGGCTATATCAACAACGAGGGCGGGGCGGCGCTGGTGGACGATTGCATCGCTTCCCTGCGGCGCGGTAATAACCTGATCGTGTTCCCCGAGGGGACGCGCACGCCGGCCGATGGCGTCATCAGCATGAAGCGCGGCGCGGCCAATATCGCGGTGCGCGGCGCGCGCGCCATGACGCCGGTGCTGATCCGCTGCGACCCGCTCACGCTGGGCAAGGGCGAGAAGTGGTGGCGCGTGCCGCCACGGCGGGTATTGATACGGATAGACGTCCAGGACGACCTGGCGATCGAGACGTTTACGGGCAACGGCGCCAGCGAAGTGATGGCGGCGCGCCAGTTGACGGAATTTTTACAAGACTATTTTACCGGGAAGTACCAACGTCATGCTTGA
- a CDS encoding phosphopantetheine-binding protein — protein MLELEVKELIIEVLQLEDITPDDIDSAAPLFVEGLGLDSIDALELGVALQKKYGISLSADSEDTRRHFASVQALASMIETHRKK, from the coding sequence ATGCTTGAACTGGAAGTGAAAGAACTGATCATCGAAGTGCTGCAACTGGAAGACATCACGCCGGACGATATCGACAGCGCCGCACCGTTGTTTGTAGAAGGCCTCGGACTCGATTCGATCGACGCGCTGGAACTGGGCGTCGCGTTGCAGAAGAAGTACGGCATCTCGCTGTCCGCCGATTCGGAGGACACCCGCCGCCATTTCGCGTCGGTACAGGCGCTGGCGTCGATGATCGAGACCCATAGAAAGAAATAA
- a CDS encoding acyl carrier protein, translated as MIALNDMSRDQLQAWVIDLLADMFELDKAGLTADSNLYADLDIDSIDAVDLAVKLKQLTGKRLQPEVFKTIRTIGDVVDALAGMTEQAA; from the coding sequence ATGATAGCGTTGAATGACATGAGCAGGGACCAACTGCAAGCCTGGGTGATCGATCTGTTGGCCGACATGTTCGAACTCGATAAAGCGGGACTGACCGCCGATTCGAACCTGTACGCCGATCTCGATATCGACAGCATCGATGCGGTCGACCTGGCCGTCAAGCTCAAGCAACTGACCGGCAAGCGTTTGCAGCCGGAAGTGTTTAAGACCATCCGCACCATCGGCGACGTGGTCGACGCGCTGGCCGGCATGACGGAGCAGGCGGCTTAA
- a CDS encoding AMP-binding protein codes for MSDRIEHLFAAMRARPAAGIVGWRAGEGVTNGRFLARARSWHALLRGQAGRDYALYLEDSIEFGAALLGAWHAGKTIWLSADTLEATCASLRDSVDGFLGEFPAQLAPLQPSTLVDDGADMGGALDASFPALVVFTSGSTGAAQAIPKKLTQMANEVETLDLLFGAAAGDAAILATVSHQHIYGLLFKVLWPLTSGRAIHALSIAFPEALAPALAAGPCVLIASPAHLKRLPDHLDWRGAKEMVRGVVSSGGPLAPETAFATGSLLGEVPVEVYGSSETGGVAWRQRSIGADDSWLPFPTVAWRLGEDDGLEVRSPHLPDDAWLALADRAERATRDGEQRFLLRGRSDRIVKIEEKRISLSAMETTITGTGLAAEARVILCDPAAGERQRVAAFVVPTAAGRALLDAGGKTALNARLRSALTATVELVALPRRWRYLDQMPVNAQGKTTMAALLVLLDKDDGGAGAAGDGNRPRLPQVRELERTSDRVLLEVTAPSNLYYFDGHFDVAPILPGVVQVDWAIHFGRQYFTLPAIFKGINALKFQQVIQPAQPVRLELLYDAVKGNLQFRYASDAGQHSSGRVVLLAGSGD; via the coding sequence ATGTCTGACCGTATCGAGCATTTGTTTGCCGCGATGCGCGCGCGGCCTGCCGCCGGCATCGTCGGCTGGCGCGCGGGCGAGGGTGTCACCAACGGCCGGTTCCTGGCGCGCGCGCGGTCCTGGCACGCGCTGCTGCGCGGCCAGGCGGGGCGCGACTACGCCCTCTATCTGGAAGACAGCATCGAATTCGGCGCGGCGCTGCTGGGCGCCTGGCACGCCGGCAAAACCATCTGGCTGAGCGCCGACACGCTGGAAGCCACATGCGCTTCGCTGCGCGATTCGGTCGATGGTTTCCTCGGGGAGTTCCCGGCGCAGCTCGCGCCATTGCAGCCGTCGACGCTTGTGGACGACGGCGCCGACATGGGCGGCGCCCTCGATGCGAGCTTCCCCGCATTGGTGGTGTTCACCTCAGGCAGCACCGGCGCCGCGCAGGCGATTCCGAAAAAACTGACGCAAATGGCGAACGAGGTCGAAACGCTCGATCTGCTGTTCGGCGCGGCCGCGGGCGATGCCGCGATATTGGCGACGGTGTCGCATCAGCACATCTACGGCCTGCTGTTCAAGGTTTTGTGGCCGCTGACGTCCGGCCGCGCCATCCACGCCCTGAGCATTGCCTTCCCGGAGGCGCTCGCGCCCGCGCTGGCGGCCGGTCCGTGCGTGCTGATCGCCAGTCCGGCACATTTGAAGCGCTTGCCGGATCACCTGGACTGGCGTGGCGCCAAGGAAATGGTGCGCGGCGTCGTCTCGTCCGGCGGCCCGCTGGCGCCGGAGACCGCGTTCGCGACTGGCAGCCTGCTGGGCGAGGTGCCGGTGGAAGTCTATGGCAGCTCGGAGACCGGCGGCGTGGCCTGGCGCCAGCGCAGCATCGGCGCCGATGATTCGTGGCTGCCGTTTCCGACGGTGGCTTGGCGCCTTGGCGAGGACGACGGACTGGAAGTGCGCTCGCCGCACCTGCCCGACGACGCGTGGCTGGCGCTGGCCGACCGCGCCGAGCGGGCCACCCGCGATGGCGAACAGCGCTTCCTGCTGCGCGGGCGCAGCGACCGCATTGTCAAGATCGAGGAAAAGCGCATCTCGCTGAGCGCGATGGAAACGACGATCACCGGCACCGGCCTGGCCGCCGAGGCGCGCGTCATCCTGTGCGATCCGGCCGCCGGCGAACGCCAGCGGGTCGCCGCCTTCGTCGTGCCCACCGCCGCCGGCCGCGCGCTGCTGGACGCCGGCGGCAAGACCGCGCTGAACGCCCGCTTGCGCAGTGCGCTCACGGCGACGGTGGAACTGGTGGCCTTGCCGCGCCGCTGGCGCTACCTGGATCAGATGCCGGTCAACGCGCAGGGCAAGACCACGATGGCGGCCTTGCTGGTTCTGCTGGATAAGGACGACGGCGGCGCGGGTGCGGCAGGCGACGGCAATCGTCCGCGCCTGCCGCAGGTGCGCGAGCTCGAACGCACCAGCGACCGCGTGCTGCTGGAAGTGACGGCGCCGTCGAACCTTTATTACTTCGACGGTCACTTCGACGTCGCGCCGATTTTGCCGGGCGTGGTGCAGGTCGACTGGGCGATCCATTTCGGCCGCCAGTACTTTACCTTGCCGGCCATCTTCAAAGGCATCAACGCGCTCAAGTTCCAGCAGGTGATACAGCCGGCGCAGCCGGTGCGCCTGGAACTGCTGTATGACGCGGTCAAAGGCAACCTGCAATTCCGCTACGCGTCCGACGCCGGACAGCACTCCAGCGGCCGGGTCGTGCTGCTGGCGGGGAGTGGTGATTGA
- a CDS encoding glycosyltransferase family 2 protein, whose product MLNFKPCIVVPVYNHEHAIGAVLAGLLRHDVPCMLVDDGSSAECAAVLDALALANPDRVTLVRLTPNQGKGAAVLSGFRRAAELGFSHVLQIDADGQHRTDDAPKFLAQARARPEAIIAGHPVYDESVPKARLYGRYATHIWVWINTLSFDIKDSMCGFRVYPVAPVNALAARHAIGVRMNFDTDILVRLFWDGLQVVNLPTRVSYPADGVSHFRVWRDNVLITWMHTVLFFGMLPRIPKLLARKWRTP is encoded by the coding sequence ATGCTGAACTTCAAGCCATGCATCGTCGTCCCGGTCTACAACCACGAACACGCCATCGGCGCGGTGCTGGCCGGCCTGCTGCGCCACGACGTGCCGTGCATGCTGGTCGACGACGGCAGCAGCGCTGAATGCGCCGCCGTGCTGGACGCGCTGGCGCTGGCCAACCCGGATCGCGTGACCTTGGTGCGGTTGACGCCAAACCAGGGCAAGGGCGCGGCGGTGCTCAGCGGATTTCGCCGCGCGGCGGAACTGGGCTTCAGCCACGTGCTGCAAATCGACGCCGACGGCCAGCACCGGACCGACGACGCGCCCAAGTTCCTGGCGCAGGCGCGCGCCCGCCCGGAAGCCATCATCGCCGGCCATCCGGTCTACGACGAGTCGGTGCCGAAGGCGCGCCTGTACGGCCGCTACGCCACGCACATCTGGGTCTGGATCAATACGCTGTCGTTCGACATCAAGGATTCGATGTGCGGCTTCCGCGTCTACCCGGTTGCGCCGGTCAACGCGCTGGCCGCGCGCCACGCCATCGGCGTACGCATGAACTTCGACACCGACATCCTGGTGCGGCTGTTCTGGGACGGCCTGCAAGTGGTCAATCTGCCGACCCGCGTATCGTATCCGGCGGACGGCGTGTCGCACTTCCGCGTCTGGCGCGACAATGTGCTGATCACGTGGATGCACACGGTGCTGTTCTTCGGCATGCTGCCGCGCATTCCCAAGCTGCTGGCGCGGAAGTGGCGGACGCCGTGA
- a CDS encoding acyltransferase, with the protein MSARSLHWAAINEISFVAGMRFLFWVCRVFGRWPFRLVLYPVLAWYVLTKPLPRGASRDYLRRMARFSGRAQFGVMRHFAAFGESILDKMLLWGGLFDVDNVALHGGELITDAVAQGRGGLLICAHLGNLELCRVLSRQRHDIKLTVLVHTKHAQAFNEMLGSLNPASQLNLMQVTEMSPATAMLLSERVARGEFVVIAGDRVPVSHNPRVAVADFLGAPAAFPVGPYVLASILQCPVYLLFSMRRGARSDVYFERFRDAVRIPRKERDAALAALAGDYAKRLEHHCVLAPLQWFNFYDFWHLPELERSDVPR; encoded by the coding sequence GTGAGCGCGCGCAGTCTGCACTGGGCCGCGATCAACGAAATCAGTTTTGTCGCCGGTATGCGCTTCCTGTTCTGGGTTTGCCGCGTCTTCGGCCGCTGGCCGTTCCGACTTGTTCTGTATCCGGTGCTGGCGTGGTATGTGCTGACCAAACCCTTGCCGCGCGGCGCCTCGCGCGATTACCTGCGGCGTATGGCGCGTTTCAGCGGCCGCGCGCAGTTCGGCGTGATGCGTCACTTCGCCGCCTTCGGCGAGAGCATCCTGGACAAAATGCTGTTGTGGGGCGGCTTGTTCGACGTCGATAATGTCGCGCTGCACGGCGGGGAGCTGATCACCGACGCCGTGGCGCAGGGGCGCGGCGGCCTGCTGATCTGCGCCCACCTTGGGAACCTGGAGCTGTGCCGCGTGCTGTCGCGCCAGCGTCACGATATCAAGCTCACGGTGCTGGTGCACACCAAGCACGCGCAAGCCTTCAACGAGATGCTCGGCAGTCTGAATCCCGCCAGCCAGCTCAATCTGATGCAGGTGACGGAAATGTCGCCGGCTACCGCCATGTTGTTGTCCGAGCGCGTGGCGCGGGGCGAATTCGTCGTCATCGCCGGCGACCGCGTCCCCGTCTCGCACAATCCGCGCGTGGCGGTGGCGGACTTCCTTGGCGCGCCGGCCGCGTTCCCGGTCGGCCCCTATGTACTGGCCAGTATTTTGCAATGCCCGGTGTACCTGCTGTTCTCGATGCGCCGGGGCGCGCGTTCGGACGTGTATTTCGAACGTTTCCGCGACGCCGTGCGCATCCCGCGCAAGGAGCGCGACGCCGCGCTGGCGGCGCTGGCCGGCGACTACGCCAAACGGCTGGAGCACCACTGCGTGCTGGCGCCGCTGCAATGGTTTAACTTTTACGATTTTTGGCATTTACCCGAATTGGAGCGTTCCGATGTACCCCGCTGA
- a CDS encoding aromatic amino acid ammonia-lyase, whose translation MYPADTARPNSAARTVCFDQQRLTIEDIVDIAQGRAAAALSDDSAFRAAIARGADFLERLLREDGTIYGVTTGYGDSCTVTVPPELVAELPHHLYTYHGVGLGEYFTPQQTRAILASRLASLSKGYSGVSVELLLQITRLLDAGLLPLIPSEGSVGASGDLTPLSYLAAVLCGEREVWRDGAQVPAAQALREAGITPLKLRPKEGLAIMNGTAVMTALACMAYDRADYLVKLTTRITAMASFAMDGNAHHFDEVLFSVKPHSGMQQVAAWLRTDLPTDQWERNGKRLQDRYSIRCAPHVIGVLADAMPFFRTSIENELNSANDNPLIDAENERVLHGGHFYGGHIAFAMDGMKNAVANLADLLDRQMALLVDSRYNHGLPANLSGATGPRAAINHGLKALQISASAWTAEALKLTMPASVFSRSTECHNQDKVSMGTIAARDCLRVLELTEQVVAALLITVRQGFWLRCQASPELRPHAALAAMQEALAADIKAVEEDRRLEPDLRLLLERIRAKSWDLYA comes from the coding sequence ATGTACCCCGCTGACACAGCCCGACCGAATAGCGCCGCGCGCACCGTGTGCTTCGATCAGCAGCGCCTGACGATCGAAGATATCGTCGATATCGCGCAAGGACGGGCGGCCGCCGCGCTGTCCGACGATTCGGCGTTCCGCGCCGCCATCGCGCGCGGCGCCGATTTCCTCGAGCGGCTGCTGCGCGAGGATGGCACCATCTACGGCGTCACCACCGGCTACGGCGATTCCTGCACCGTCACGGTGCCGCCGGAACTGGTGGCCGAGCTGCCGCACCACCTGTATACCTACCACGGCGTCGGCCTGGGCGAGTACTTCACGCCGCAGCAGACGCGCGCCATCCTGGCCTCGCGCCTGGCGTCGCTGAGCAAAGGCTATTCCGGCGTTAGCGTCGAGCTGCTGCTGCAGATTACCCGTCTGCTGGACGCCGGCCTGCTGCCGCTGATCCCGTCCGAAGGCTCGGTCGGCGCCAGCGGCGACCTGACCCCGCTGTCGTACCTGGCGGCGGTGCTGTGCGGCGAGCGCGAAGTGTGGCGCGACGGCGCGCAGGTGCCGGCCGCGCAGGCGCTGCGCGAAGCGGGCATCACGCCGCTGAAACTGCGTCCGAAGGAGGGGCTGGCGATCATGAACGGCACCGCCGTGATGACGGCGCTGGCCTGCATGGCTTACGACCGCGCCGACTATCTGGTCAAACTGACCACCCGCATCACGGCGATGGCGTCGTTCGCGATGGACGGCAACGCCCATCACTTCGACGAGGTGCTGTTCTCGGTCAAGCCGCACAGCGGCATGCAGCAGGTGGCGGCCTGGCTGCGCACGGACCTGCCGACCGACCAGTGGGAACGCAACGGCAAGCGCCTGCAGGACCGCTACTCGATCCGCTGCGCGCCGCACGTGATCGGCGTGCTGGCCGACGCGATGCCGTTCTTCCGCACCTCGATCGAGAATGAACTCAATAGCGCCAACGACAATCCGCTGATCGACGCCGAGAACGAGCGCGTGCTCCATGGCGGCCATTTCTACGGCGGCCATATCGCCTTCGCCATGGACGGCATGAAGAACGCCGTGGCCAACCTGGCCGACCTGCTGGACCGCCAGATGGCGCTGCTGGTCGACAGCCGCTACAACCATGGCCTGCCGGCCAACCTGTCCGGCGCCACCGGTCCGCGCGCGGCGATCAACCACGGTCTGAAGGCGCTGCAGATCAGCGCCTCGGCCTGGACCGCCGAAGCGCTCAAGCTGACCATGCCCGCGTCGGTGTTTTCGCGCTCGACCGAATGCCACAACCAGGACAAGGTCAGCATGGGCACCATCGCCGCGCGCGACTGCCTGCGCGTGCTGGAATTGACCGAGCAGGTGGTCGCCGCGCTGCTGATCACTGTGCGCCAGGGCTTCTGGCTGCGCTGCCAGGCCAGTCCGGAATTGCGGCCGCACGCGGCGCTGGCGGCGATGCAGGAGGCGCTGGCCGCCGACATCAAGGCGGTCGAGGAAGACCGCCGCCTGGAACCGGACCTGCGCCTGCTGCTGGAACGCATCCGCGCCAAATCATGGGACCTGTATGCGTAA
- a CDS encoding acyl-CoA thioesterase produces the protein MRKAKESRWFAEVEMQVQFFDLDPMEIVWHGRYVKYLEVVRCALLDKIDYNYPQMKASGYAWPVVDMQLRYVGSAVFGQKLKLRADIVEWENRLKIDYLITDADTGKRLNRASTTMVAVDIATREMCFVSPPVLFEKLGIEPV, from the coding sequence ATGCGTAAGGCCAAGGAAAGCCGCTGGTTCGCGGAAGTGGAGATGCAGGTGCAGTTCTTCGACCTGGATCCGATGGAAATTGTCTGGCACGGCCGCTACGTCAAGTACCTGGAAGTCGTGCGCTGCGCGTTACTGGACAAGATAGACTACAACTACCCGCAGATGAAGGCATCCGGCTATGCGTGGCCGGTGGTCGACATGCAGCTGCGCTACGTCGGTTCGGCCGTATTCGGCCAGAAGCTCAAGCTGCGCGCCGATATCGTCGAGTGGGAAAACCGTTTGAAGATCGACTATCTGATCACCGACGCGGACACCGGCAAACGCCTCAACCGCGCCAGCACCACCATGGTCGCCGTCGATATCGCCACCAGGGAGATGTGCTTCGTGTCGCCGCCGGTGCTGTTCGAAAAACTGGGAATCGAGCCTGTATGA
- a CDS encoding outer membrane lipoprotein carrier protein LolA — protein MNKVKSVLLAAALATFNPAQAAAPVAKIQAMLAKPPIMCGRFDQTKQLAGMKKPLASNGRFCVVAGKGVLWRTLQPFPSTLRLTRDEIVNYQGDRVAMRLDAKTEPTVRMINNVLFSLLSGDLGQLETLFEVDGTVDATSWNVALKARQAALEKAIGTIKLDGGAYVKNIVMSEAGGDKTSIVFSAIQTGESAMTKEEAALF, from the coding sequence ATGAATAAAGTGAAAAGCGTTTTGCTGGCCGCCGCGCTGGCGACGTTCAATCCCGCGCAGGCCGCCGCGCCGGTCGCGAAAATCCAGGCCATGCTGGCCAAGCCACCCATCATGTGCGGCCGCTTCGACCAGACCAAGCAACTGGCCGGCATGAAAAAACCGCTCGCCTCTAACGGCCGCTTTTGCGTCGTCGCCGGCAAGGGCGTGTTGTGGCGCACCTTGCAGCCATTCCCGAGCACCCTGCGGCTGACGCGCGATGAAATCGTCAACTACCAGGGCGACCGCGTCGCCATGCGGCTGGATGCCAAAACCGAGCCGACGGTCCGCATGATCAACAACGTGCTGTTCTCGCTACTGTCCGGCGATCTGGGGCAGCTCGAAACGCTGTTTGAAGTCGACGGCACCGTCGACGCCACCAGCTGGAACGTGGCCCTGAAGGCGCGCCAGGCGGCGCTGGAAAAAGCCATCGGCACCATCAAGCTCGATGGCGGCGCCTACGTCAAGAACATCGTCATGAGCGAGGCGGGCGGCGACAAGACCAGCATCGTCTTCTCCGCCATCCAGACCGGCGAGTCGGCAATGACCAAGGAAGAGGCGGCGCTGTTTTGA